The region CAAGTCTTAGAGGCTGACTAAAATTTGAACTGGACAGCACCTTGAGAATAAAAGCAGCGTTCGGCCATAACGTGACACCTGTACCATCTACTGTAAGTGCCACTTCAGACACGATGGGCTGACCGACAATGCATGAAACTAACCGACACGATTTGCCAAGATGATAGTGAGTAAAAACGCAGTTTTACACGACACCCACTGGGACTCCGCCCTTGCCAGGGGCTCAAAAGGAAGCTGACACAAGCTATTCAGCACTAAGTGCAGGTCCCATCTCGGGGGGTGAAGTTTCAGAGTTCCCCTGAGAAACAAAGCCACAAGGTTGTGGCCCCCCACTGTGCCATTGTTGATCCTAGCATGTTGGGCCAATTTTGCAGCCACACACGCTTTTAAGGTGGATGGAGCCCGACCCTTATCCAGGAGAGACTACAGGAAGTCCAGAACCTTGGGTACCAAACAAAGCACTGGGTCCTCTCAATGGTTTTCACACCACTCCACAACTTCCACCTGTTGGCATACTGTAGTTGAGTGGACTGCGCTCTGGCATTCAGGATGGTCTGCCTGACAGGTTCCGCACATCTGCTCATTAATGATTCGGGCCATTCAGTGACCAAACACATAGGCGAAGGCGGTGAGAATTGGAATGCCAAACCTGACCCCCCTGCTGGGAGAACAGATCTTTCTTGTCGGGGAGACAACATGGATGGCTGAAACAGAGATTTTGCAGCAGGGGGAACCATGTCCGACCTCGCCAGAAGGGGGCCACCTGCAACAACATGTGGCCCTCCTGAAAGACCCTCTGAAGTTTTGGCAAAATCAGAGGTAGCGGTGGAAAGGCGTAAAGGAAACCCCTATGCCAAGGGCGCACCAGTGCATCTTTGCCCAGAGGAATGGTAGTTTCCCTCAGGAAAAACCAAAGGGGACAGTTGATTGATTATTTCGAGGCAAAGAGATTAACCCCTGCTCTGCCGAAAAGACTCCAAATCATGCGTACCAGCTCTGGGTGGAGGCACCACTCTCCCGGCGGATGCTTTTGATGGGAGAGGGAGTCGGCAAACTGGTTCAGCCTCCCCGGTAGATACATGGTCCACAGACTGGCCAGACGGTGGGCGACCCACTTGAGAAGGTGATGGGAGACTTGCAACATTCGAGCAGACCTGCCCTCCCCCCCTTAGTGGTTTATGTGGAAGACAGTTGAGGTGTTGTCCGACCGCATGAGTACATTTAGACTACTGTCATTGAACTGTCCTGTGCTTCCAGACGGCCCCCCAACTGGAGAGGCTGGCATCGGTGGTGACAGTCTCACGGCAGACCCACGCCCAAGGACATGCCTCTCAACAAAAAATCCCTGTCGGGACACCCTGAGCTTCCGGTAACAATGCCACTTTGTGTCCAGGTGGAAACTGTTCAGCTACCTCTGCAATGATAGCACCCCCAGTGGGACCACAGCTGTCATGGATGTCAGCTTGCCTAAAAGTTGCAGGAAAGTGACATATGGCAATAACCTGTTAACCTGGAAGAGTGTGAGGAGACAGAGAATATCCTCTACCCGGTGAGTGGTTGGCTGCGCCCGTATGGTCATGGTATCTAAGGTCATCCCAATAAAAGTTGTTCTCTGAGAGGGTTTGAGGCACGACTTTTCAAAATTGACGCTGTGGCCCAACTGGGCCACATGGGTGGCATAATTCTCTGGCCCTCTGGCCCCTAAGGGCCCTGGAGTGGACCCTGTGCTCGGGTTTGCCGAGGTGGCAAGGGAGCAGGGGTGCAAAAGTCCACGGTTGGTCTCTGTGAAAGTCGCTGGGGATGATAACTCCCCCTGGGATGAACCTGCAGTGGAGGGCGGAAACGAGGGACAGCGGAAGGCCCCCGAGGTCTACCTGGAGGAGGCATACTCCTATTCAGGCTTGATGGCTGCTGTCTCAACGGTCCTCTCCAGTTCCTCAACCGCGGCAGATTTAAAGAGCTCCCCGGGCTCCACTGGAACACTCCAAAGAATTCTCCTTAAAGCCTTTGTCAAGGGGGACTGTACCAGCCACACCTGGAGGCGTGCCTGAATGATGCGTCACTGAAGCTCATGGCAGAAACGTCAACACTGACTTCTTGCAGGGAAGCTGAGAGGGCGAACATAAGGTGAGCCAAAAAGTTTCCAATATGTCCAGCCCATGCGCCAGCATTTTAGGGCCTCACGAGGAGGTACATTGAGGTCGAGGGCACCTTACAGATGGCCAGAGTTTCCTCCGGCGACACAATGAGGGATGCTATGGCCGGCTCAACATTGGGCATGTGCTCCAGGCGGCCCCCCTTAGCATTGTGCATGGTTGATAAAGTTTGGTCATCTGCTGAAAGCCGGGAGAGAGCACTCGTATCCCTCCAGCAAGCAGGTAGCTCCCTCAAATAGTCCACTAACATGGGGACTGAAAAGACAGATGAGATGCGGTTGCGCCGGATGAAGGCGCTCTCAAAAACTGACTGATCCTGCTGGGGAATTTCTAACTGCAGATGCTCCAAGGCCATACGCATAATATCCTGCATTGAACTATCCACTGTCTTGCTTAGTGAGCTCCGAGCAGAGGATGGGGTTCCCAGCTCCGAAACCATGGAGGATTGATCACTTTCATCCTCCCGGAAGTGAGAGGCCGAAGATGCCAGAGAGATAATGTCATTCTCACCTCTGAGGCAAGCAGTCGCTCAGCTTTTGCCTTCTTCTTTCACCTTCTTCCTGGGGAGGTCAGTCCCAGTGACAGACATGATGCCGTCTCGAGCGCCGAGGTTGAAAAGATGGCAGTTGTCCAGGAGGAAGGAAGGGGTCATCCCCTACAACAGGGGCTACCTGCTCCAGTCTAGACACCCTCAGTGCATGAGGCATGTAACTGCAATTCATACACAGGTTTCCAGATAAGCCCTCTCTAAGGTGGTCAGGACTGAGGCACCTTGTACAGAGGTCATGGCCCTCACTGGCCTCAAGGAGGGCACCACAGGTAGCACAACAATGGGAGCCCTCCATTGTGAATGGCAAATTAGCTCACTTGTACCCAATAAGCTGAGGAAAGGGGACGCGAACACCACCTACACAGCAGATGCACGTCGCACAGCACCAGTGGCTTATGCTTAACACAAGGCTATCTAGCTTTCCCGCTTAATAGTCAAGCCGTGTAAGCTGAGGGAAGAGGATAACACACCTCTAACACAGCAAAACAGTCAGCTGAGAGCTacatctcatatatatatatatatatatatatatatatatatattgctccATGAAAGCGCAACGCTGTAAGCTGAGAGAGGGGAGGCGAACACTACCTTCACCGGCAGAAGCTGCAGTTAAACCTTCAGTTAACACGAGAATATATAGACAGAAGTACCAAAGAACCTGGGGAAGAGGGCGGACACGCCGTCAAACCAAGCAGAGTGTAATCAACAAACACGCGTGTTAGCATCGAGCAGTGTGGTGCTAATACCAGGCTAACCAGGCTCTCACTCCAAAAGTACTCGAAAGCTACTGACTGCGCTCAAAAGAGAACCCCCAAATGTAACAACAAACCACAGCTTTGTAAAATGTTACAAACCTGAGAAGATGCCTTGCTATAGTGGAACGATCTACTGTCACATTGGAAGACGGGAGAAGAACAGGATCCATCATCATTGTGGACATGATGGGGTCTAAGAATTCATCAGGAGCGTCTGCGTACGTCTCCTCTTCCTGTTGCTGCCTGTCTGCATGGGACTGAAAAGGACAAACAATCTATGTAAGTTTTCCCTGAGGCATTCAGGACTTAATTCTTACACATGTACTTCTGCATAATCTCCAATGCATTTATTCTCAACTGTTGGGTGGTGGCACAAAAGTAgatcacatatttatttttggaggCTTGTTTACAggtcaaaattattttattttgttttttaactaatGATAATGTAAGTTATTGAATGTGGAGCTTTTTGTGCATGAGCACTGTTGACTCAAAATTGTAGTTTACATTAAATTGCCCCTAAATGCCCAATTTTGTTTACATAGTGCAAAATTGTTTCCTTTCTTTGGTCAAAAGTGAACCAACTCTTCAgaagtttatcatttttctatattttgctCAAGGCTTGTTATCAAAGGATAATGTTTGtctaaaaagttgaaaaataaaccTGCTCTAAGTCAAAAGGTACCTTTATTTTATCAGCAAGGAGGCCAAAAGCTACAATCATGTCCCCGGGCTTGTTGATCCTCTTCAGTACTCTGACTGTCTGGGAGAAGAGAGTGGGAGAGTACGATCGACCGTCCTTTGGGACCGTAGAGCAAAAATTCTCCTCATCACTGCCAgaaacaaaaaccaacacatcTCACTTTTGAACAATACATGCAGTtagatacaaaacaacaactatactTTATAAGAAATGCCTTTGTGATCTAATGAGATTAAAACGAAGGACATACCCAAGGTTTAGGTAGATGGAGCAGATGTCAGAAACGAGCTGCTGGGGCTTGAAGTCGAATTCACTGAAGTCTTTGACTTTCAGAGCACCCATCTTAGGACCCACCAGATGCTGCAGGAAGTTGTTCAGCATGGAGATGATTCTCTCAGCTAGGAAGGGGTGCACAAAGATGCCACGGATTTCTGAAAGAGAAATTGTAGAATTTAGAAACTCTTGCTGAAGGTCACCTGTGGGTGATCAATGTGACAATCAGCTGCGTCTGACCTGACGTGAGGAAGGCCAGAGTACCGATGGTCTCATTAGACATGATGTTGTGAAAGCGTCCCAGCTGTCCAAACATCTGCAAGCTGGACTCCTTCTCTCTTCGGGCATCAGGGGCCAGAGTGTCCCACTCACCTCTATCCCGCTCCAGCTGCAGAATCTTGATTTTACTCAGGTACTGAGAATAGATAAGttgacacaaaaatatatttaatccaACTGTTACGGTGGAATACTTGAGTGTCCCACTCAAATAAGTTgtgacaaaaataacatttattctgtttttaaaattgaaCCATCACACCTTAACCCCGCAAACCATATTACTTCAATAGTCATTTATtgagttttggttttttttaatatcatttttatttattttattttttctaattgatGTCTGTACCACAGTACCACATATATTTTCACTATTATCCTATTCGGTATTTATTTTGGTTCTTACTGTCTGCTATTCTAttcagtggcggatgctttaagactacaagggaacctcagcttcccctaaaatcagtggtcaaatatgtagtgttgtgtgtacatttcattgactaaatatatgacagaacacatgtatgtttagttcagaatcagcttcttataacaggaaactgacagtgacagcgtgacgttcttcattcattaccgcagcgtcacagtgttaataaacagtggtgaagttcagcttcaattgacttcaatgggagacgatttagtggttgatccactgcagtcaaactagacgctcattggataaatgctcggttatgacgcacttagtcccgcccatcggacgccaggattcacaggaggtctatggagcagtgggctggatctgtctgttccggacgctggaataatggatgatgattggatgatctgtctcaggctaattcaattttgattgacagcgaaatgagccaatcagagagtatgacgttgtaagcacacaggcgggtttttcaaatatttcagtccgttgctctgtgttgacacggagactttgctgatcctctcatagcgaattaacttctgacaaacctagtgtctgtttttggtgtttgtggagactgttactgcttgtgttgtgagacttttgaccaaacgctcacactccagcgcgcagcagctacgcgtgtgcgcgcgtgtgcgtgtgtgcgtgtgtgatgatctacaaatagttgttgacaacaaaatgtgaattctactagaattcacatttaaataaacagatacattttctgaagtaggcagaaaatgagcttcccctgcatgaaagaccagcagccgccactgattCTATTGTGGTGCTGCATTGTGTGAATTTGtcctctggggatcaataaaagtttattctattctattctattcttatCTAAAACTTGGGGGTCAGTGTATGTCTTGGTCATTGGATTTTCCATTCagaaaaggataataaaaaaacaaaaaatgtgaggttaagtttcattttaaaattaaaaaatgaagattGAAATTCTTCTGAAATTTTTCTTTATCAGGGTCGAGAAGTGATAAACACAACTTTAAAAACCGATTGAgtttcattttctgtctctaaaaataaaaaaatgatgttgTGTGCTGCAGGACTTCATCCAATGAACAAGGAATAAAACACACCACCTACGCTTGAAAAGCACAGTCTTGACATCTTACTTGAATTGCTTCATCGAGGAGGAAGACGGCATCATTCATCAGTAGGTTGAGGAAGCGGAGAAACAGTGGTGGGTTCATGGCCTCCAGGTTTTCAGATGCATAGGTTGCCAAATGCTGAATCCAGCCGAGatcaaaaaaatgaaacacaaGTCACATTAAAAATCCCTCGATAAAAGCTAGGGGAAAAGATAATTGGTATAAAATTAAAGTAGAATAAATGTAAAGTCAAGACTGTCTAGACCAGCTAACTTCAGCTCCTTCGATGCCATTTTTGTAGAGAAAAGTTTTTCATCACCTTAATgctctctctgtagttttctttGCCCCACATGTATTTAAGAATTGGATACATGGGCCTTCTATAGTTGAATTTCTGTTCAAACTGATGGGGATCACCTGGGCGGAAGGAGTAAATCacataaagttttttttttttaatataataccCTTTGTTTTTTGATAGCTTAATGGAagaagatttttgttttttttaaatcattacaaGAAAGGTGAATGCAAACATTTTTAAGTGGAGTAGATGCCTGAGCTTTCTCACCTGTGAACTCAATGTCGACAAACACAGTGATGAGAGCCTCAGCCAGCTGAGCGGCGTGTCTGTAGGAGCAGAACACTCTTTCCCTCTGGAACACAATGGTCTGAGTAGCACCAGGAGCCAGTGGCTCCAAGTGAGGCATCACCGCCTCCAAAACCTCGGCAAGCTTTGCTCTTAAGTGAGGGTTCTTCATCCTGTTGTGCCGACAGGGCAGAACGTATTAATGACGACTCAAAACCtgcaataaaaaatgactgccattaAAAATGGAAGTCACGTACCTTTCTTCGTTACCCATGAAGACAGTAACAAAATTAAGAATCTGCTCGAGACTTTCAGCAGAAGTCTCTAAAACGTCATCTGCAAACCGACGCAGGAAGATGAAAAAATCTCTTAAGTTTTCGGCAAAAAACTCTGGCAAAAAGAAAGGCAGATTTCAGTGTTTTCCACATTCAAGATAGACCCGACAGTGTGTTATTCATCCTGTCATCTCACAATAATTCCTTTTGTCattctaataaatatatatattttcaaaaaagttacTCAAtactaattcatttttaaataaactttgcCAGTATTAATTTTGTTGATTCCAATGCCAATAAAATTTGAATTTTggatatgagaaaaaaaaactgagcagAATCCAGTATTATGTattaaaagctaaatgagtttagaAATTAgcaatgttttgtattttggatattttaggctgcaaaaaacaaaacaaaaaagttttttgatTGATAACAAGGccgtgaattattttttttggatcatttttaaacttgttGGGCACACGGTGAAGATCTAAGACAcgtgtccaactcaaggcctgggggccaaatccgtccctttagagcaggggtttaCAACTGGTCTTACCCTGAGACCCACAATTGGCCCCGTCaataaatcgcgacccacttttttttagacttCAACCaactaaatgtagtttttcaaaaaaagctgttgaaaGCACACAtatgatatttttaaaaacataaatctatatattttcctgtgctacatgcatttcacagcatgcatgtcaaaataaaagacaagtcaaagatgagagacattaagtatctACAGTATTTTTGACCAGTTGTCTGCGATCcatccagtacaggtccgcgacccacttttgggtctcaacccaccagttgagaatcgctgctttagaggatcaaattcggcccactagagaaaataaaaatgaccaaCTAACGctttagatatctcagcccctccaaatataaaaatgtaattaaaatctacaataattgcagagctcagtttccCACTTcttaaatcacatgatcattttgaatcctaaattgttaaaagaactctcaatttttccaaaatcaggcaaattttcctcaaattccCCAAAACAGGGAAATTTGAGTGAAGTTCCTCCAGGGACTGATGTATATtgtttatacatggaagtgcaaaccagggcacattaatgttgaatttgctctttttcaaatctaaaatctgtggtctgtgatcaaactggttcgtatttggccccccaACTAAAACAAGATTGACACCTCTGATCTAAGATAAAGCTAATCTGAACGCTCAGTGTTGACAAACCTGGAACGTAGCAGAGAGTGGAATTGTGCAGGGAAGGCAGGGGGAAACTGAGTGCTACATGGTCAGGGCCCTGGTTTCCTAAACTGAGCTGAACAAGCAGAGCGGCGGTGGATGCTTGCAGGTTAAGGCAGCATTGCAGCATGGCAGGTTGTGTGGTGGCAGCTTTGGTTGACAGATATAAAATCATCAGGCGCTCATACTGCTCCAGAAGCTGCCCTGACATGGAATTCCCCGCACGCTGGGAGTCCTGCAACGTCACCTGGAGCCGATGGAGTGACTGCTCCATTTTCACCATCTTCTCATGAAGTctgtacaaaaaaagaacatatggACAGTGAAATGAGTACctgatatttgtattttattgatgcTGAGAGTTTCACCGCACAGTGAGGACAtgaataaaagctttttttttcttggtgttAGATTGTGAGTACCTGTGAAAGCCGAGATGAAGGGTGAGTTGTGTGAAAAAGAGATTTTCAGTCAGCAGGCTGTAGGACTGGGAAGGATCCACCAGCTGCTGAGGGGAAGCAGGGATCAGGCAGGTTTCCTTGTCAAGACCTGCATAACacaatttgggttttttttaacatggaaTGAAATACACAGGTGGTGCTTCAACcaataaaatactgtttaaCAAGAGAAAACACATGTATCATTAAATTGTGGAAATTTGTCATTAACTGCAATAAATTTAAGAGGTATTTGATTCATTAAAGCAAGGGTCACCAACGGGCATGGACCaagtgaggggccctcaggagctctagtcagcAATGAGCttaatctaaaatctgatttattttcccaggattcaaactcacaaaaataaatacatatgacacaagttaaatactgctgatgaagttttagtattaaatgaaccatctttaaatgaaaattttcactgaaacattgtgacaaatctTTTTAAGTGTTGCGTATCTGGTGTATGGTCACTAGTATCTGATATATtaaatatgatatgatatgatatatataagagattttctataatatttaatgaaaatgaaacaattgcatcaATTAGGAGAAATTTGGAGAAAACCTCGACATTTCCTGCCTTTTTAAGTTACtcctagccttccttattattcTACCCTCTCAATAAAGTGAAattgtgaaaatgtagtatttaatgagtgtttttctaACAGGTAGCCCTTCGGAGTATAGAGTGCCTataaagtagctcacagtttcagaaaggttggtgacatCTGCTGCAGTAAAGTGACTGTTCTTTTGATTTGCTTacttaaagaaaataaaagaagttCTTTAAAATTGTAGATAAGAGCATATTGTGTTTTCACATGTAGTTCAGCACCAATCTACACCTTTTCACATATTAAAACAATGGccggaaaaaaacaataataaatacatgtttggcataaaaaaaaaaatgtgatttgccAAATTGTCCCAACACATTCCTATTGTAAATGTTATCTAATCAGTTGATGTGGTTAGCTGTAGTGTAGTGGGTAATTAAAAAAGGGGAGGGGGCAACAAAACAAGATCTGTAATATTTCTGATGATCAAAGCTTAGTATGAACATTAAAAGAGTTACCGAAAAGCACAACACTGTATTTATGTCTACTGACCTCTTGCGTGCACGTTGTGGTTGCGTCTTTCTTCTTCACTCAGCTCTTTGTGTGCACAGTAGGTCGGGTTGAAAGTGAGCAGTTTAGGTGAGCGAGGTCTGCAGAAAGGCTGACACAACTTTAGCAGAACCGCTCCGAGGTTCAGGAAAAATGCGTCCGAGGCATACATCTGGAGAAAGATCTCCGGCATCTGATTGGCCCAGATCTTGACCCGGCCTGAGTTGGCCTGCAGACAGTTGCCCAACCATAGCAGCAGCAAGTGGCGAGTGTCGGCAGATCGCTGAAGCAAGTTCTTCAAGATCTGGTGCAGTTTTTCATGAAACTGGCCCAAAAACTGCAACACAAGGAGTGTAAAGAGATTCAGGACACACATTGGAAGTCGCTTTTGGaattaacatgaaaaaaaaatcagtaaccTGAAAACAATGGGTTTACCTGGTGGATATTGGATTCCTGGACCTTTGTCTCCTGTGCACTGGAGCGAAACGAGTTCAGAAAGTAACGATGTCCCTCCACTACACCTGGGGTTTTCACCAGGCAGGAAATACTCAGCACTGTCCCCAGTACACTCTTCTCATACTGTAAACCATTAGACGGGTCTTTGGGCTGAATGTGCTCCACCAAAACCTGAAAAccagaaatagaaaaaagaaaactgtcCTTTCAAAATCTGACTTTTTAGCATGATTATCGCTAAATGTAGCTTCCTAATggaaattaataaattataaaGATATGCATTCAAAAGAATACATCAGATTACCAATGTAGAGTACTGTTAgacattgtactcaagtacaagtgagtcctacataaaatacaagtaaaaagtagctcaattgaatagtactcaaattaagagttactagttactttcaccccccatgtctATTTTTGGTAAGATGTAGATGCTTTCCTTAGAAAAAAACTTgtaaggatacatcaaagcaatcggtagatgcctctgaggaagactgacagtcgaAAGATGAAGGGAAaccaaagtaaatttcctgaaaaaagttgtctgattaAATTAAacctttacatattatttaaaaaaagaagacaacaatgccacggttcccttgcaaacaataaacaatctggttggtcggctatgatgtgatgcatttgattgttttctggtcatttcattttttataatttcacaATGACcgttcatcattttaaaacaaaaaataataatttactcagtaacctTTGAGtgtataaatgtaacaaatgacgttacttcttttaaaacgtacattAGTACAagttaaattactgatttaaaaatatactcaaaaaagtacaagtacccataaaagcaactcaattacagtaacgcgagtacttTCACCTCAGCTGATTACTTCCTTCTACTATAGGTGAgggttttgttgtatttgtgacTAAGACCTCTGTTTCCTTACCTTGGCAATATCTTTGTGATGAGTAAAATAAAGTAGAACATCCAAGTAGGTGTAAAGAAGAGGCTGGCACAGATCCAGGACTTTGACGCGTTCTTGTAAAATATCAAACACGGGCACTATCACCTCCTCAAAGGTGCGGACCTCCTGGTCAGAGAGCAGGCCAGTAATGACCTCCTCCAGAAACTCAACCACCTCCTCTGATTCTGAAACAAACAGATGTAAACAAGAAAAGATAATCTCGAGactggagtgaaaaaaaaaaggaaaaaaaaaacaaggatacTGAGTAAGTCCTGAACCTACGTGCTCCATTGAATCCCTCCAGCAGCAGGTCCAGAAGTTGCTCATACACGTTGTGGCTGATGTAAATCTCAGGAGTCAGCAGAAGTGTTCGTGT is a window of Gouania willdenowi chromosome 13, fGouWil2.1, whole genome shotgun sequence DNA encoding:
- the ube4a gene encoding ubiquitin conjugation factor E4 A, which encodes MTDQGNNNQNISRNPFAALFGSVADAKQFASGQKPPQQSEEPPLEDSGESQSESENSVSDSVDDNEDSVAEISRSFWSRQELCEQLNVNHMIQRIFLITLDNSDPSLRGDNGIPPRCVYLKEMAAHLDGQDWLDMDNIEQALFNRLLLLEPENQLIYMTSCSAVNLSADRDAGEKCAIPYLYACYQRAKEEVTKVPEKLLPFAVRCKNLTVSNTRTLLLTPEIYISHNVYEQLLDLLLEGFNGAQSEEVVEFLEEVITGLLSDQEVRTFEEVIVPVFDILQERVKVLDLCQPLLYTYLDVLLYFTHHKDIAKVLVEHIQPKDPSNGLQYEKSVLGTVLSISCLVKTPGVVEGHRYFLNSFRSSAQETKVQESNIHQFLGQFHEKLHQILKNLLQRSADTRHLLLLWLGNCLQANSGRVKIWANQMPEIFLQMYASDAFFLNLGAVLLKLCQPFCRPRSPKLLTFNPTYCAHKELSEEERRNHNVHARGLDKETCLIPASPQQLVDPSQSYSLLTENLFFTQLTLHLGFHRLHEKMVKMEQSLHRLQVTLQDSQRAGNSMSGQLLEQYERLMILYLSTKAATTQPAMLQCCLNLQASTAALLVQLSLGNQGPDHVALSFPLPSLHNSTLCYVPEFFAENLRDFFIFLRRFADDVLETSAESLEQILNFVTVFMGNEERMKNPHLRAKLAEVLEAVMPHLEPLAPGATQTIVFQRERVFCSYRHAAQLAEALITVFVDIEFTGDPHQFEQKFNYRRPMYPILKYMWGKENYRESIKHLATYASENLEAMNPPLFLRFLNLLMNDAVFLLDEAIQYLSKIKILQLERDRGEWDTLAPDARREKESSLQMFGQLGRFHNIMSNETIGTLAFLTSEIRGIFVHPFLAERIISMLNNFLQHLVGPKMGALKVKDFSEFDFKPQQLVSDICSIYLNLGDEENFCSTVPKDGRSYSPTLFSQTVRVLKRINKPGDMIVAFGLLADKIKSHADRQQQEEETYADAPDEFLDPIMSTMMMDPVLLPSSNVTVDRSTIARHLLSDQTDPFNRSPLTMDQIKPNEELKEQILRWLEKHKQERLQLGPSG